Within the Miscanthus floridulus cultivar M001 chromosome 17, ASM1932011v1, whole genome shotgun sequence genome, the region ttccagagattgggtcgaatccaacctagagcctcggaaccctgcatcttttcctggacgggcttcacttcggatgcgccggtagcaatatcaacgatctccagtcgatggaccaagtcgtatggatccccatacaatggctcagacatgtagattttattctccttgtacttggatacacttgttccactggagctttcattgaaatgtttagacacgaacagtgtctgatcaccgatgtccctcaccttagaccactccggcgtacggtcgtggatgttgcacttgtagatcacgctgctgtaggtgaagctctgtgtctcgtggaaTGTGCttaccatggcacccacaatgtgcagctcaccgtttgattccaggtagctgcAGTGGCAGAGCCCCGtaggtggcgacagcgatggcagcagcgtcgcggttggagtagcgtcggcggcgttgctgctgcagacggagatttctccagtgcagtcgatcgccaagaacttgtcttggcagtggacgatggaccccatgGAGAACTCCAGTTTtgtgtcgagcagcgtccatgcgctgtcgactccaacccggcagaacgcggcctccgtggagcacccaagcatggacATGGCCATGCACTCGCGGCCGGTGGCGtcaggcggcgccgagagcacgatctcacggaagaacaagtccctcatgtcttctagctcgATGGCTCTGCCTGCGGCATCCGTGTCCCCATAgtcgttggtgggatggaggacccaccggccgtggaccctagacacgtgTTCCGATGAGGACGCCGCCTCAACGTGTTTGCCTGCTAgcgggagctcaacgcggggggcacgggcaccggcgaatggattcagcagcgtcatggacgccgcctcgtccatgagcaccagccacccacacgaggagccgcacgccaccttgccgcgcacgtcggacagcgtcttggacaagaccttcttctccgggacgcagtagaagccgacgcggtccgAGTTGGGGTCGAACGAGAGCAGCAGGAGTGGCCCGAAGGTCGCGAATGGGACGGCGGCGCGCCATGGAGAGCAAGCGGATCGAAAGGATGCCGCGTCATGGCCTGAcgcgagacgctgcccgatggactcgaggagatcctctggcaggccggatctccagtcagagagaggtagggaccttctcttaagattgggaggctgagccatggaagacagatgacatcaactatggttcacacaagaaacagcaagcgagggcgatggaacacgtgagcgtgaaaccaaataaaAGGAGGAAAAAGATGTCCCTTTTGCAAATACAAAGAggagaagtaattaaatgtagacaTATTTAACAAGGTTCTcggaaatgcaaagaggttccttttatcttaattctcttttcttctgtgttaattctctttccttttgctcgttgccatgtatgctggtgcatgcaaacatgcaatgtgtatatggatagcacaataattttttacttcGAATTTtgtcgtgattcctctatcacatgacaaccaatattcaatcaaggagaatgacacgatcaatcagtaattaagatgtcgtgggatcgcaggcgtgggcagacggacgaatcAAAACTAATGTcacaccaaaaaatatccacactttgttctttttagttgttggatatatatatatatatatataattaattcaaatctgactagaacatatataattcaaatttgaccacAAGCACaggagcattatataaactaccattataagtccaattcacaagaatatatacaattcatcattaaatagacataattcataagtctaattcgttccacaagtccaaaccgtcccacaaggtaagaccaatgtcaaattctatatatattattatcaacggcctagagctagcctttcagtctcacgaaggtgttggtactgaggatttctacctaagtcagaatctcggtcatggtaggtgcctttgacgtgtacaatctggtccaatatgaagttgcaaaggtcgccgatgagctctaagagt harbors:
- the LOC136518440 gene encoding putative F-box protein At5g55150 — translated: MAQPPNLKRRSLPLSDWRSGLPEDLLESIGQRLASGHDAASFRSACSPWRAAVPFATFGPLLLLSFDPNSDRVGFYCVPEKKVLSKTLSDVRGKVACGSSCGWLVLMDEAASMTLLNPFAGARAPRVELPLAGKHVEAASSSEHVSRVHGRWVLHPTNDYGDTDAAGRAIELEDMRDLFFREIVLSAPPDATGRECMAMSMLGCSTEAAFCRVGVDSAWTLLDTKLEFSMGSIVHCQDKFLAIDCTGEISVCSSNAADATPTATLLPSLSPPTGLCHCSYLESNGELHIVGAMVSTFHETQSFTYSSVIYKCNIHDRTPEWSKVRDIGDQTLFVSKHFNESSSGTSVSKYKENKIYMSEPLYGDPYDLVHRLEIVDIATGASEVKPVQEKMQGSEALGWIRPNLWKL